In one window of Azospirillaceae bacterium DNA:
- a CDS encoding adenosylcobalamin-dependent ribonucleoside-diphosphate reductase has product MTAISAISRQVWDMKYRLKRLDGAPVDARIEDTWRRIARALAEPEREPDLWADRFYEAMDGFKFLPAGRIIAGAGAGRAVTLFNCFVMGTVPDDMSGIFAHLREAALTMQQGGGIGYDFSTLRPKGAPVHGVGADASGPVSFMDVWDAMCRTIMSAGARRGAMMATLRCDHPDIELFVDAKREPGRLRNFNLSVLVTDAFMEAVKADAPWPLVFGGETFKVVKARALWDRIMHATYAYAEPGVIFIDRINRSNNLWYCETISATNPCGEQPLPPYGACLLGSVNLAALVVDPFTDTARVDIGALERLVPVAVRMMDNVVDVSRFPLPEQAAEARNKRRIGLGVTGLADALAMCRVRYGSAQAVHLTELWLGALRRAAYLASAELAAEKGPFPLFDKERYLQGKMIRALEPEVREAIARHGIRNALLTSIAPTGTISLFADNVSSGIEPIFARSFTRSVLMPDGTRRQETVSDHAWRLYQERHGADAPVPDYFVDVETLRPIDHVVMQAAAQKYIDSSISKTINVPEELPFDAFVDVYVKAYESGCKGCTTYRPNPVTGSVLQTSKPAETPAGAAAASAEVRGETGAVVYMTRPLDRPEALPGETYKVRWADSEHAIYITINDILQDGRRRPFEVFINSKNMEHYAWTVALTRMISAVFRRGGDVSFVVEELKAVFDPRGGQWMQGRYVPSLLAAIGDVIERHMIAIGFLPKADGTRADGSTDAGRPAVAAEAVAGPDHAGGVRPRHCSRCGQPGLIVQEGCEVCPSCGYSKCS; this is encoded by the coding sequence ATGACGGCAATCAGCGCGATCTCCCGGCAGGTCTGGGACATGAAGTACCGGCTGAAGCGGCTCGACGGTGCGCCGGTGGATGCCCGCATCGAGGACACGTGGCGCCGCATCGCCCGGGCGCTCGCCGAACCCGAACGCGAACCCGACCTGTGGGCCGACCGCTTCTACGAGGCCATGGACGGGTTCAAGTTCCTGCCGGCCGGCCGGATCATCGCCGGGGCAGGGGCCGGGCGGGCGGTGACGCTGTTCAACTGCTTCGTCATGGGGACGGTGCCCGACGACATGAGCGGGATCTTCGCGCACCTGCGCGAAGCGGCGCTCACCATGCAGCAGGGCGGGGGCATCGGGTACGATTTCTCGACCCTGCGGCCCAAGGGGGCGCCGGTGCACGGCGTCGGCGCCGACGCCTCGGGCCCGGTATCGTTCATGGACGTCTGGGACGCCATGTGCCGCACGATCATGAGCGCCGGCGCCCGGCGGGGGGCCATGATGGCGACCCTGCGCTGCGACCACCCGGACATCGAGCTGTTCGTCGACGCCAAGCGGGAACCGGGACGGCTGCGCAATTTCAACCTGTCCGTCCTGGTCACCGACGCCTTCATGGAGGCGGTCAAGGCCGATGCGCCCTGGCCGCTGGTGTTCGGCGGCGAGACGTTCAAGGTGGTCAAGGCGCGGGCCCTGTGGGACCGCATCATGCATGCCACCTACGCCTATGCGGAGCCGGGGGTGATCTTCATCGACCGCATCAACCGGTCGAACAATCTCTGGTACTGCGAAACCATCTCGGCGACGAACCCGTGCGGGGAGCAGCCGCTTCCCCCCTACGGCGCCTGCCTGCTCGGCTCGGTCAATCTGGCGGCGCTGGTGGTCGATCCCTTCACCGACACCGCGCGGGTGGACATCGGCGCGCTGGAGCGGCTGGTGCCGGTCGCCGTGCGGATGATGGACAATGTGGTCGACGTTTCGCGCTTCCCGCTGCCCGAACAGGCCGCCGAGGCGCGCAACAAGCGCCGCATCGGCCTGGGCGTCACCGGCCTTGCCGATGCGCTGGCCATGTGCCGCGTCCGCTACGGGTCGGCGCAGGCGGTGCACCTGACCGAGCTGTGGCTGGGCGCGCTCCGCCGGGCGGCCTACCTGGCTTCGGCGGAGTTGGCGGCCGAGAAGGGGCCGTTCCCCCTGTTCGACAAGGAACGCTACCTCCAGGGCAAGATGATCCGGGCCCTGGAGCCGGAGGTGCGCGAGGCCATCGCGCGGCACGGCATCCGCAACGCGCTGCTCACCTCCATCGCGCCGACGGGCACCATTTCGCTGTTCGCCGACAATGTGTCGTCGGGGATCGAGCCGATCTTCGCGCGCAGCTTCACCCGCTCGGTGCTGATGCCCGACGGCACCCGCCGGCAGGAGACGGTGAGCGACCACGCCTGGCGCCTGTACCAGGAGAGGCACGGGGCGGACGCGCCGGTCCCCGATTACTTCGTGGACGTGGAGACGTTGCGGCCCATCGACCACGTGGTCATGCAGGCGGCGGCCCAGAAATACATCGACAGTTCCATCTCCAAGACCATCAACGTGCCGGAGGAGCTGCCCTTCGACGCCTTCGTGGACGTGTACGTGAAGGCGTACGAGAGCGGCTGCAAGGGCTGCACGACCTACCGGCCGAACCCGGTGACCGGCTCGGTGCTGCAAACGTCCAAGCCGGCGGAAACACCGGCGGGGGCCGCCGCGGCCTCGGCGGAGGTGCGCGGCGAGACCGGGGCGGTGGTCTACATGACCCGGCCGCTCGACCGGCCCGAGGCGCTGCCGGGCGAGACCTACAAGGTGCGGTGGGCGGACAGCGAGCACGCCATCTACATCACCATCAACGACATCCTGCAGGACGGCCGCCGCCGCCCGTTCGAGGTCTTCATCAACTCCAAGAACATGGAGCATTACGCCTGGACCGTGGCCCTGACCCGCATGATCAGTGCGGTGTTCCGGCGCGGCGGCGACGTCAGCTTCGTGGTCGAGGAGTTGAAGGCCGTCTTCGATCCCCGCGGCGGCCAATGGATGCAGGGCCGCTACGTCCCCTCGCTGCTGGCGGCCATCGGCGACGTGATCGAACGGCACATGATCGCCATCGGCTTCCTGCCCAAGGCCGACGGGACCCGGGCGGACGGCAGCACGGACGCCGGCCGGCCCGCCGTGGCGGCCGAGGCGGTGGCCGGCCCGGACCATGCCGGGGGCGTGCGCCCGCGCCATTGCTCCCGCTGCGGTCAGCCCGGCCTGATCGTGCAGGAAGGGTGCGAGGTCTGCCCGTCCTGCGGCTATTCGAAGTGCTCGTAG
- the nagA gene encoding N-acetylglucosamine-6-phosphate deacetylase yields the protein MMRRLLTGCRIFDGTTLHDDRDLLVEDGRIVDLPRRGAGSGPAVDERVDLPADALLVPGFIDHQVNGAGGVLFNRTPTPDAARAIAAAMRPFGTTGLLPTFITDDRTRMIEACKAAEAAMGAGVLGVHLEGPFLNEARRGVHEPRFVRAPDDADIDAITALAGRIAPKDGRVLVTLAPEVVSDAHIRRLVEAGVVVSAGHTAATAERVDAALALGVRGFTHLGNAMPPVVNREPGPVGAAMASREAWCAIIADGHHVHPTLLRAVLAAKPAGKVMLVTDAMDPVGTDATEFELYGQTILRRGGRLVTTDGTLAGADIDMAASVRNAVALLGVPLPEALRMASLYPAAFLGLDHRLGRLAPGYQADLALVTERVDVLATWVGGEVAWHNKGA from the coding sequence ATGATGCGACGCCTTCTGACCGGCTGCCGGATCTTCGACGGCACCACGCTGCACGACGACCGCGACCTGCTGGTCGAGGACGGCCGGATCGTGGACCTGCCCCGCCGCGGGGCCGGTTCCGGCCCGGCGGTGGACGAGCGCGTGGACCTGCCGGCGGATGCGCTTCTCGTTCCGGGCTTCATCGACCATCAGGTCAATGGCGCGGGCGGGGTGCTGTTCAACCGCACCCCGACGCCGGACGCCGCGCGGGCCATCGCGGCCGCCATGCGTCCGTTCGGCACGACCGGGCTGCTGCCCACCTTCATCACCGACGACCGCACCCGCATGATCGAGGCGTGCAAGGCGGCCGAAGCCGCCATGGGCGCGGGCGTGCTGGGCGTGCACCTGGAAGGCCCCTTCCTCAACGAGGCGCGCCGTGGCGTCCACGAGCCCCGCTTCGTGCGTGCGCCCGACGACGCCGACATCGACGCGATCACGGCGCTCGCCGGCCGGATCGCCCCCAAGGACGGCCGGGTGCTGGTGACGCTGGCGCCGGAGGTGGTGTCGGATGCCCACATCCGGCGTCTGGTCGAGGCCGGGGTGGTGGTGTCCGCCGGCCACACGGCGGCCACGGCCGAACGGGTGGACGCGGCGCTCGCCCTGGGCGTGCGCGGCTTCACCCACCTCGGCAATGCCATGCCGCCGGTGGTCAACCGCGAGCCCGGCCCGGTCGGGGCGGCCATGGCCAGCCGCGAGGCGTGGTGCGCCATCATCGCCGACGGGCACCACGTCCACCCTACCCTGCTGCGGGCGGTGCTGGCGGCCAAGCCGGCGGGCAAGGTGATGCTGGTCACCGACGCCATGGATCCGGTCGGCACCGACGCGACCGAATTCGAACTGTACGGCCAGACCATCCTGCGCCGGGGCGGCCGGCTGGTCACCACCGACGGCACGCTGGCCGGCGCGGACATCGACATGGCGGCCAGCGTGCGCAACGCGGTCGCCCTGCTGGGCGTCCCGCTGCCCGAGGCGCTGCGCATGGCCTCGCTCTATCCGGCGGCGTTCCTCGGCCTCGACCACCGGCTCGGCCGCCTCGCGCCGGGGTACCAAGCCGATCTGGCGCTGGTCACCGAGCGGGTGGACGTGCTGGCAACCTGGGTCGGCGGCGAGGTCGCTTGGCACAACAAGGGGGCCTGA
- a CDS encoding SIS domain-containing protein, translating into MSTPSPQTTALAREAAEAPAAARRQIDRNRAAFQELGARLRAAPPRFVVTCARGSSDHAAVYGKYLIETRLGRAVASVGPSVASVYGTKLDLKDSLFIAVSQSGRSPDLLQLTDAARAGGALVVGFVNDETSPLLERCDVALPLCAGPETSVAATKSYLLSGLAFLSLAAHWSEAPDLHAAVDGLPDALEQAAKLDWWPAFEPLANARGLFVVGRGTSYGTALEMALKFKETSRIHAEAFSAAEVIHGPLALVGPNLPVLALGQEDEAAATIRPAVARMAELGSPVWSALDAPGAKRLPTVPGLAPEVAPLAQVQSFYMAISRLAQARGLDPDQPPNLRKVTETR; encoded by the coding sequence ATGAGCACGCCTTCTCCCCAGACGACCGCCCTCGCCCGCGAAGCCGCCGAAGCCCCCGCCGCCGCGCGCCGCCAGATCGACCGCAACCGGGCGGCCTTCCAGGAGCTGGGCGCACGGCTGCGCGCCGCTCCGCCGCGCTTCGTCGTCACCTGCGCCCGCGGCAGTTCCGACCACGCGGCCGTCTACGGCAAGTACCTGATCGAAACCCGCCTCGGCCGGGCGGTCGCGTCGGTGGGGCCCAGCGTCGCGTCGGTCTACGGCACCAAGCTCGACCTGAAGGACAGCCTGTTCATCGCCGTGTCGCAGTCGGGGCGCAGCCCGGACCTGTTGCAGTTGACCGATGCGGCACGGGCCGGCGGCGCGCTGGTGGTCGGGTTCGTCAACGACGAGACGTCGCCCCTGCTGGAACGGTGCGACGTGGCCCTGCCCCTGTGCGCGGGCCCGGAAACCAGCGTGGCCGCCACCAAGTCGTACCTTCTGTCCGGGCTCGCCTTCCTCAGCCTCGCCGCCCATTGGAGCGAGGCCCCCGACCTCCACGCGGCCGTGGACGGGCTGCCGGACGCGCTGGAGCAGGCGGCCAAGCTCGACTGGTGGCCCGCCTTCGAGCCGCTGGCGAACGCCCGCGGCCTGTTCGTCGTCGGCCGCGGCACCAGCTACGGCACGGCGCTGGAGATGGCGCTTAAGTTCAAGGAAACCTCGCGCATCCATGCCGAGGCGTTCAGCGCGGCCGAGGTGATCCACGGCCCCCTGGCGCTGGTCGGCCCGAACCTGCCGGTGCTGGCGCTGGGCCAGGAGGACGAGGCCGCGGCCACCATCCGCCCGGCCGTGGCCCGCATGGCCGAACTCGGCAGCCCGGTCTGGTCGGCGCTGGACGCCCCCGGCGCCAAGCGGCTGCCGACCGTCCCCGGCCTTGCGCCCGAAGTGGCACCGCTGGCACAGGTGCAGAGCTTCTACATGGCCATCAGCCGGCTGGCGCAGGCGCGGGGCCTCGACCCCGACCAGCCGCCGAACCTCCGCAAGGTGACGGAGACCCGATGA
- a CDS encoding DUF2125 domain-containing protein produces the protein MRRLTVLAAVLAGLAIAAYCGWWWFAARTLERELLSRIERERAAGTDIAYDALSIGGFPLNLNADIRGPRMTRRDGLAWMGRAVSLSARPWAVTTVDVVLRGPQNVTLANPDGRSVVELSAQGGKGRLEFRIDGSLEGGSIVLDRLDAAFYGPAGREMTTAVQGEAWFTLPPPGVASPRLVTAVFDDVNVPLAASTPLGPAIRRLSVQARVAGPLPSGFDRAALNTWVERGGQVLVDAAHVLWGPVAMAADGILGLDATLQPSAQLTARVTGFNEAINAARRVGWLRDNVELVRGFLNLMARPTGEGGRPEITTSVHLQDRWLSIGPMRLVRVPPVEWAG, from the coding sequence ATGCGCCGTCTCACCGTCCTCGCCGCTGTCCTGGCCGGTCTGGCCATCGCCGCCTATTGCGGCTGGTGGTGGTTCGCCGCCCGGACGTTGGAGCGCGAGCTGCTCTCCCGGATCGAGCGGGAACGCGCCGCCGGGACCGATATCGCCTACGACGCCCTGTCCATCGGCGGCTTTCCGCTGAATCTGAACGCCGACATCCGGGGGCCACGGATGACGCGGCGGGACGGGCTGGCCTGGATGGGCCGGGCCGTGTCCCTTTCCGCCCGCCCCTGGGCCGTGACGACCGTGGACGTGGTTCTGCGGGGGCCGCAGAACGTCACCCTGGCCAATCCCGATGGGCGGTCGGTGGTCGAGCTGTCCGCCCAGGGCGGAAAGGGGCGGCTGGAGTTCCGGATCGACGGCTCGCTGGAGGGTGGGTCCATCGTCCTGGACCGCCTGGATGCCGCCTTCTACGGCCCGGCGGGGCGCGAGATGACGACCGCCGTCCAGGGCGAGGCATGGTTCACCCTTCCGCCCCCCGGGGTGGCGTCGCCCCGACTGGTCACGGCCGTGTTCGACGACGTGAATGTGCCGTTGGCGGCATCCACCCCCCTCGGGCCGGCCATCCGGCGCCTGTCGGTGCAGGCGCGTGTCGCCGGCCCGCTGCCGTCGGGCTTCGACCGCGCCGCGCTCAACACCTGGGTCGAGCGCGGCGGACAGGTCCTGGTGGACGCCGCCCATGTGCTGTGGGGACCGGTGGCGATGGCGGCCGATGGAATTCTGGGCCTGGACGCCACCCTTCAGCCTTCGGCGCAATTGACCGCCCGCGTGACCGGCTTCAACGAGGCGATCAATGCCGCCCGGCGGGTGGGCTGGCTGCGCGACAATGTCGAACTGGTCCGCGGCTTCCTGAACCTCATGGCGCGTCCCACCGGCGAGGGCGGACGGCCGGAAATCACCACGTCCGTCCATCTCCAGGACCGCTGGCTGAGCATCGGCCCGATGCGCCTTGTGCGTGTGCCGCCGGTGGAGTGGGCGGGGTAG
- a CDS encoding TIGR02302 family protein has translation MTRDGGRRSGTTGTRVETRSEPRLRLALARAALFWEALWPALWVPVALLALFAALAFLNVPAVLPGWLHGLALAAFLGGIGYALYRGVRGLRVPDPLAARRRLERDSGLLHRPLQVVSDRLPADADPETIALWQAHQAHARRQLANLRVTPPRPDVARRDPFGLRAAAALFLVLGVAVAWGDWDNRLRAAFSPNIAGAALSGPPVLDIWVNPPEYTRLPPQLLRPGQGPAQPRQAAATSGQDRNPAQPPVSIPAGSGLLARVAGGTKPPELTANGQQTPFLRTDGTNYHVEAKVTEGDRIAVTQNGRMLGSWPITVVADNPPTVALTDQPKRTERGTLRIDYEAADDYGLVEVKAAIRLHQPPEGVANAPVELPLPVSGTRPVHAKHSGYHDLSAHPWAGLPVAMVLTATDAAGQTGRTEETVFELPAREFTHPVARAIIEQRRTLALRGEPAREDVARMLSSISARPRTYGEDLVVFLGLRTTVARLAMSREPDTIATAQSLLWELALRIEEGRLSTVERDLRAAQRALAEALDRNASEEEIRRLMDELQRAMDRFFQAVEQQLREMLERGETPPMMPYDPNAQTLSQQDLQRMMDQMRQMAESGSRDAARQMLSRLQQMMENMRMGMMQQPQAGEAGQMMQDMQRLIQEQQRLMDQTFRQSQQQQRGQQGRQGQGQRQPGQQGQQGQQGGDPQGAQPGEGPSGDMAAMQERLRRELGELMRRMGEMNGDIPGELGRAERAMRGAGQALGEGQPGQALPQQSTALDELQQGLQSFAEQMGQQGGQQAGGGNQDGQAQQQFGRPNPRNGRDPLGRNLQGTGTSSGEDVRIPAEADLQRAREILDELRRRAGETARPQVERDYIERLLRRFGP, from the coding sequence ATGACGCGGGACGGCGGACGGCGCAGCGGAACCACTGGCACCCGGGTCGAAACCCGGTCCGAACCACGGCTCCGGCTCGCGCTGGCCCGCGCGGCCCTGTTCTGGGAGGCGCTGTGGCCGGCCCTCTGGGTCCCCGTGGCTTTGTTGGCCCTGTTCGCCGCGCTGGCCTTCCTGAACGTGCCCGCCGTCCTGCCGGGATGGCTCCACGGATTGGCCTTGGCCGCCTTCCTCGGTGGGATCGGATACGCCCTGTACCGCGGTGTCCGCGGGCTCCGCGTGCCGGACCCCCTTGCGGCCCGCCGTCGGCTGGAACGTGACAGTGGTTTGCTCCACCGGCCGCTTCAGGTGGTCAGCGACCGCCTTCCGGCCGACGCCGACCCGGAAACCATCGCCCTCTGGCAGGCCCACCAGGCCCACGCACGGCGCCAATTGGCGAACCTGCGGGTCACCCCGCCCCGGCCCGACGTGGCGCGGCGCGATCCGTTCGGGCTCCGCGCCGCGGCGGCGCTTTTCCTGGTCCTGGGCGTTGCGGTCGCCTGGGGGGATTGGGACAACCGCCTGCGCGCGGCCTTCTCCCCCAACATCGCCGGCGCAGCCCTCTCCGGGCCACCGGTGCTGGACATCTGGGTCAACCCGCCGGAATACACGCGCCTGCCCCCGCAACTCCTGCGCCCCGGCCAGGGTCCGGCCCAGCCGCGGCAGGCGGCCGCCACAAGTGGTCAGGACCGGAACCCGGCGCAGCCGCCGGTCAGCATACCGGCCGGCAGCGGTCTTCTCGCCCGCGTTGCCGGCGGCACGAAGCCCCCGGAATTGACGGCCAACGGGCAGCAGACCCCGTTCCTCCGGACCGACGGGACCAACTACCACGTCGAAGCCAAGGTGACCGAAGGCGACCGGATCGCCGTCACCCAGAACGGCCGGATGCTCGGCAGTTGGCCCATCACCGTGGTGGCGGACAACCCGCCGACCGTCGCCCTGACCGACCAGCCGAAGCGGACCGAGCGCGGCACGCTCCGGATCGACTACGAGGCCGCGGACGACTACGGGTTGGTGGAGGTGAAGGCCGCCATCCGCCTGCACCAGCCGCCCGAAGGCGTCGCGAATGCGCCCGTCGAACTGCCGCTGCCCGTTTCGGGCACACGCCCCGTCCATGCCAAGCACAGCGGCTACCACGACCTGAGCGCCCATCCATGGGCCGGCCTCCCGGTGGCGATGGTCCTGACGGCCACCGATGCGGCGGGCCAGACCGGCCGCACCGAAGAGACGGTGTTCGAGCTGCCGGCGCGGGAGTTCACCCACCCCGTCGCCCGGGCCATCATCGAGCAGCGGCGCACGCTGGCGCTGCGCGGCGAGCCCGCCCGCGAGGACGTGGCGCGGATGCTGAGCTCGATCAGCGCGCGGCCGCGGACCTATGGCGAGGACCTTGTGGTCTTCCTGGGCCTGCGGACGACGGTGGCACGCCTGGCCATGAGCCGCGAGCCCGACACCATTGCCACCGCCCAGTCCCTGCTTTGGGAACTGGCGTTGCGGATCGAGGAAGGCCGCCTGTCCACGGTCGAGCGCGACCTGCGCGCGGCCCAACGGGCCCTGGCCGAAGCCCTGGACCGCAACGCGTCGGAAGAGGAGATCCGGCGCCTGATGGATGAGTTGCAGCGGGCCATGGACAGGTTCTTCCAGGCCGTGGAGCAGCAGCTTCGCGAGATGCTGGAGCGGGGCGAAACGCCCCCCATGATGCCGTACGACCCGAATGCCCAGACGCTCAGCCAGCAGGATCTGCAGCGCATGATGGACCAGATGCGGCAGATGGCCGAATCCGGTTCGCGCGATGCCGCACGCCAGATGCTCTCGCGCCTCCAGCAGATGATGGAGAACATGCGCATGGGCATGATGCAGCAGCCGCAGGCCGGCGAAGCCGGCCAGATGATGCAGGACATGCAGCGCCTGATCCAGGAACAGCAGCGTCTGATGGATCAGACCTTCCGCCAGTCCCAGCAACAGCAGCGCGGACAACAGGGCCGCCAGGGACAGGGGCAGCGCCAACCGGGCCAGCAGGGTCAACAAGGCCAGCAGGGCGGTGACCCGCAGGGGGCGCAGCCGGGCGAGGGTCCGTCGGGCGACATGGCGGCGATGCAGGAGCGCCTGCGCCGCGAGCTTGGGGAACTCATGCGCCGGATGGGTGAAATGAACGGCGACATCCCTGGCGAGCTGGGCCGGGCGGAACGGGCCATGCGCGGCGCCGGCCAGGCGCTGGGCGAAGGGCAGCCCGGACAGGCACTCCCCCAGCAGTCCACCGCGCTGGACGAGTTGCAGCAGGGCCTGCAGAGCTTCGCCGAGCAGATGGGGCAGCAGGGCGGCCAGCAGGCCGGCGGCGGCAACCAGGACGGCCAAGCCCAGCAGCAATTCGGCCGGCCCAACCCGCGCAACGGCCGCGATCCCCTGGGCCGGAACCTCCAGGGCACCGGGACCTCCAGCGGCGAGGACGTGCGGATTCCGGCCGAGGCCGACCTCCAGCGGGCCCGCGAAATCCTGGACGAGCTGCGTCGGCGGGCCGGTGAAACCGCTCGCCCGCAGGTCGAACGGGATTACATCGAGCGCCTGCTGCGCCGGTTCGGCCCGTAG
- the lysA gene encoding diaminopimelate decarboxylase: MSFTYRNGVLHAEDVPLPEIAAAVGTPFYCYAASTLEDRYRTFAAALADMNPTICYALKANSSQAVIRTFARLGAGADIVSEGELLRARAAGVPAEKIIFAGVGKRREEIRTALEHRIWQFNAESVPELHALSEVAVSMGVKAPVALRINPDVDAKTHAKIATGKKDNKFGIDYDHAREAYALAASLPGIEPVGIAVHIGSQLTDVTPFRDAFKRVADLVRALRADGHGVPRVDLGGGLGVPYRGETPPDLSAYAALVREIIRPLDCHVACEPGRWMVAEAGVLVSRVVHVKDGTSRRFVIVDAGMNDLIRPAMYDAYHPIDPVGEPAPDAPIGPVDVVGPVCESGDTFAIERPMPPLSADDLVAFRFAGAYGAVMASTYNSRPLAPEVIVKGDRFATSRRRQTMEELLAAERLPPWLETHAS; the protein is encoded by the coding sequence ATGAGCTTCACCTACCGCAATGGCGTCCTGCACGCCGAAGACGTTCCGTTGCCCGAGATCGCGGCGGCCGTCGGCACGCCGTTCTACTGCTATGCGGCCAGCACCCTGGAGGACCGGTACCGCACCTTCGCCGCCGCCCTGGCGGACATGAACCCGACGATCTGCTACGCCCTGAAAGCCAATTCCAGCCAGGCGGTGATCCGGACCTTCGCCCGCCTGGGGGCCGGCGCCGACATCGTTTCGGAAGGCGAGTTGCTGCGGGCGCGCGCCGCGGGGGTGCCGGCCGAAAAGATCATCTTCGCCGGGGTCGGCAAACGGCGGGAAGAGATCCGCACGGCGCTGGAACACCGGATCTGGCAGTTCAACGCCGAGTCGGTCCCCGAGCTGCATGCGCTGAGCGAGGTGGCCGTGTCCATGGGCGTCAAGGCGCCGGTGGCGTTGCGCATCAATCCGGACGTGGATGCGAAAACCCACGCCAAGATCGCGACGGGCAAGAAGGACAACAAGTTCGGCATCGACTACGACCACGCCCGCGAGGCCTATGCCCTGGCGGCGTCCCTGCCCGGGATCGAACCGGTGGGCATCGCCGTCCACATCGGTTCGCAGTTGACCGACGTGACGCCGTTCCGCGACGCCTTCAAGCGGGTGGCGGACCTCGTGCGCGCCCTGCGGGCCGACGGCCACGGGGTGCCGCGGGTGGATCTGGGCGGCGGCCTCGGCGTGCCGTACCGCGGCGAAACGCCGCCGGACCTGTCGGCCTATGCAGCCCTGGTGCGTGAAATCATCCGCCCCCTCGACTGTCATGTCGCCTGCGAGCCGGGGCGCTGGATGGTGGCGGAGGCCGGAGTCCTCGTCAGCCGCGTTGTCCATGTGAAGGACGGCACCAGCCGCCGCTTCGTCATCGTCGATGCGGGCATGAACGACCTGATCCGCCCGGCCATGTACGACGCCTACCACCCCATCGATCCGGTGGGCGAACCGGCGCCGGATGCGCCCATTGGTCCGGTCGACGTGGTTGGACCGGTGTGCGAGAGTGGCGATACCTTCGCGATCGAACGGCCAATGCCACCGCTGTCGGCGGACGATCTGGTGGCGTTCCGGTTTGCGGGCGCATACGGGGCGGTGATGGCCTCGACATACAATTCCCGGCCCTTGGCGCCGGAAGTGATCGTCAAAGGCGACCGGTTCGCCACGTCGCGGCGGCGTCAGACGATGGAAGAGCTGCTGGCGGCGGAACGGCTCCCGCCCTGGCTGGAGACGCACGCTTCATAG
- a CDS encoding TlpA disulfide reductase family protein — MNTRGAAVAAILFAVGLLVLGGVGAVAWLAGPEQRDAPPASATAQASLGQLGRPVPTDPPRPVPELSFKDGEGRTVGLADFRGQAVLLNLWATWCVPCVREMPALDRLQALAGGQGVHVVALSLDRGGLDQVRPFYARHGLVNLGIYLDPGGDAMRAFQPRGLPTSILIDPDGREVGRVEGEFAWDGPEALDLVRRAAGRTGG, encoded by the coding sequence ATGAATACGCGTGGCGCCGCGGTTGCCGCAATCCTGTTCGCGGTGGGCCTGCTTGTTCTCGGTGGGGTGGGGGCCGTCGCATGGCTCGCCGGTCCCGAGCAGCGCGATGCTCCGCCGGCATCCGCCACCGCCCAGGCGTCGTTGGGGCAGCTCGGCCGCCCCGTGCCGACCGACCCGCCCCGGCCCGTGCCGGAGCTGTCCTTCAAGGATGGCGAGGGGCGGACGGTCGGTCTGGCCGATTTCCGCGGCCAGGCGGTGCTGCTCAACCTCTGGGCCACCTGGTGCGTGCCCTGCGTGCGCGAAATGCCGGCGCTGGACAGGTTGCAGGCGCTGGCCGGCGGCCAGGGGGTTCATGTGGTGGCGCTGTCGCTGGACCGCGGCGGCCTCGACCAGGTGCGGCCGTTCTATGCGCGCCACGGTCTGGTGAACCTGGGCATCTACCTCGATCCCGGCGGCGACGCGATGCGGGCGTTCCAGCCGCGCGGTCTGCCCACCAGCATCCTGATCGACCCCGATGGCCGCGAGGTCGGGCGTGTGGAGGGGGAGTTCGCCTGGGACGGCCCCGAGGCCCTTGATCTCGTCCGCCGCGCCGCCGGACGTACCGGCGGCTGA